CACTCCACAGTAACATATAGGAAAATATTGCAAAACTGGAACTTGCACTTCCTTCATTTTGTAGGGTTGATAGGGTGAGGGCTGGCTGTCGGGGGACGGCTTCCATGCCAATGAACAATCGGTTGTTTGCCACATCAGTGAGTTTGTGATGGAGAACTTGATCCCTCTGTGCATGAGGAGAGCGAGTAGGCGAGCAGTGTTTTTGGCATCATCCAGGCCACAGTGAGCACGGCCTTGCCATGCTAGGCCTGCCATCTCCACAGCCTCCTTCAAATTGCACCAAACACCGCCAAATACATCGCGGAAAGGAACTTTCAAGTTGATCCACCTGATAGATGTAAAATCCACAAGCAAATTCATTCAAGTTAGATGAATAGAAAAAGTACTTACTAATTGATGATGCTAAGTTTGTATcagataatttttttcatttgaagtaTTATTTACAAAAAGCACATGTATCTATCATGCAAAATTTCGGATCAATATCTAATTACCTGTTAAAATATGGGGGTTTCCTGATCTTCTTAAATCGACACTCAGATTCCAACATCACCCGGCAATCCCAGTTTGACCATGTTACTACAGCAAAGTTGGTGTTTTTAATCCCCTTCTTCTCAAGCCATTTGTCATGCCTGAGAAGTGCCTCACTAAGAGTAACACCTCTGTCTACCTGGTACAACACAGAGGCAAAAATAAGATAAGCATTACAGAAGATAAATGCATCTTCGTGATAACATGGATGCCAAAATTGAAGCCCATTGCACAAGTAGCCTAtccaacaaaaaatgaaaacgcCATTCCACCAATGCTCTAAATTGGTTCCAAGAGTAAATTTCACATGGAAAGAGCATAAAACATTGCAGCTACAGAGAAATCAAACTTCAATGGTCATTCCAAACATGAAGTGGAAACTGACAATACACAATACATATATGCACATTAACTTCACATAAACAAGGCAAACATTACCTGGATTTGCTGGATGCCAGTCAGATCCTTGCAGAAATCACTTAGGTGTTGATTGCAAGTTGGCCGCACATATGTCTGGAAACATGCTTCTAATTGGCCAGTTGCACTGCTCACAATGACAGATGGAAACTCAATTATCTCTTGTGGATGGGGATTTTTTTCCTTGTCACAAGTAGCCTCAAAGTCGATTACTACAAAATACTGAAAATCTTGGAAGTGTAGCTCATATGGGTAGCCTTGAGAATACATATTATATGGGGCATACGGAAATTGAGTTTCCATAGGAAAGGGATAATATTGGCTCTCAAAGGAATTAACTTGGAACTGCTGCACCTTTTGAGAGTCAGGATAGAAGGTCGACCATGAACCAAAATCATGATGGTAGGTAGGTTTGGTGTGAAATTCACTCGGAATTTCAAGATATTCACTATTTACCGCGTGAACTGGTTCCACAACATCCCCACCTAGGTGAACACTTATTTCCTCTTTAAGCTCTGGAAAGATATCTACTGGATTCCCGTAAGGAAATCCCTTAGTCTGGAGGCATTTAAAAGATGCCTCACAGCTCCTTTGAATAGTTTCTGCAGTAGAAAATGAAAGCAACAAAccttgagaaaaaaatgaaatcagaaaatatcatcatcatcaaccaTAACCAACTGTCCATCTCTACcaaaatggaaaagaaaaaaaaaacaacaccaGGTACAAGtacaaaatagaaattaaagagAATACAAAATGAAAAGAGTGAAGCTGGGTAATGACACATACGTAAGTCATAGTAACAAAGGCTTGTTATAGATAATGCTAATAGGCGCAAGGCAATGGGAAACAACTAAAGAAGGCAACTGAAAGTGATCGAAACCCACGATTAAGGTTTTCCTGAAATGGCCATCATTATTGCAATCCTGCTAAAGCATGATAgtggaaagaaaaataaagacaatGTTGTTCTTCAACATTTTTACATGGAGTGGCAGCTTTCAAGGCTTGAATTTTAAACTTTGTGGTTAAGAAACCATACTCTAACCATTACAATAAACAACTTTCTCTACTAGAAAAGCATCCATCTAGAGAAAAAAAGGTTTGTGTCCCTAGAGGGAAGGATCTCTAGAGTCAGTCTAAAGAAGCTACAATTCACAGCTTCTCAAATATGATCCTGCACAATTTCTTCAAAGCCCACAGTTATTTACTGATTGCTGAAAGCTAAGCCATTGGCCAGTGAGTCTTCGCCAATTAGTCCATCTTATAGGTTGTTAAACACAGTTGGTTTAGCAGATGACGAGTAGGCTTAACAAAGAATGTAGCTTGACCACAAGACACAACCATGCAAATCATGCAACACTACCTCCGACTCAAGATATGAGGTTTCTG
This window of the Mercurialis annua linkage group LG5, ddMerAnnu1.2, whole genome shotgun sequence genome carries:
- the LOC126681332 gene encoding uncharacterized protein LOC126681332, translating into MMALENQETIQRSCEASFKCLQTKGFPYGNPVDIFPELKEEISVHLGGDVVEPVHAVNSEYLEIPSEFHTKPTYHHDFGSWSTFYPDSQKVQQFQVNSFESQYYPFPMETQFPYAPYNMYSQGYPYELHFQDFQYFVVIDFEATCDKEKNPHPQEIIEFPSVIVSSATGQLEACFQTYVRPTCNQHLSDFCKDLTGIQQIQVDRGVTLSEALLRHDKWLEKKGIKNTNFAVVTWSNWDCRVMLESECRFKKIRKPPYFNRWINLKVPFRDVFGGVWCNLKEAVEMAGLAWQGRAHCGLDDAKNTARLLALLMHRGIKFSITNSLMWQTTDCSLAWKPSPDSQPSPYQPYKMKEVQVPVLQYFPICYCGVKSSKAMIRKPGPKQGSYFYGCGNWTAARGPRCQYFEWTST